The genomic segment CTCTGTGAGCAGTTCACGGATCTCGATCTCAACCAGCTCCAACATCTCCCTGTCTTCCACAGCATCGGCCTTGTTAATGAAAACCACCACATGCTCCACACCGATCTGCCTTGCCAGCAAGAGGTGCTCCCGTGTCTGAGGCATCTGACCATCTGTGGCTGCGACCACCAGGATGCAGCCGTCCATCTGAGCGGTGCCTGTGATCATgttctgaagaaaagaaaagacaaggaAGTAGTAGCCTTGTAAATAAAGGCAACAACTAGGCTGCATACAGGCAGAAGCTGATTACCTTGACGTAGTCGGCATGGCCAGGACAGTCTGTATGGGCATAATGTCTGTTTGCTGTGGTGTATTCTACATGAGAGGCATTGATGGTAATGCCCCTGGCCTTTTCCTCTGGGGCATTGTCAATGTCTTCATACTTTTTATATCGAGCACCACCAGCATCAGCAAGCACTGAGGAGAGATTAAAATAAAGGGGATTATGTGTGAAAACTAAGGAGACTTTAAATTTCCTGATAGGTCAGTAAAATTAATTCATTGTCTGGAATACAAGAAGTCATCAGATGGAGTTAGGGGGTTTATATTAATCTGAGCCAGCAGGAGCTCGAATGCAAGTGATTCTACCTTTTGTAATGGCTGCGGTCAGGGTGGTCTTGCCGTGATCAACGTGGCCTATCGTTCCGATGTTCACATGAGGTTTGTCTCTGCTGTATGTCTTTTTAGCCTCTGCAGCAAAGGTCCGCCGACTCAAAGGCACAGCACACTGCCCAGCAAAGACAGACCCAGGACTTATACACAGATCCATGTTTAACTATTTAAATACCACAGTTTGTCAGCATACTTACCAACTTGAATGAGCTGTGCAGAAGGCTTGGTGAAGAAAGCCTAAGGGCTATGAACAGGGAAGAAAACATTAGAATTACTTTAAtttagataatgaatgaatatttatatAGCAACAACAATTTCTTCTTCAGTACAGAACAGCCTCATAACCTCATTTAAACTACCATATTCTAATGTTTTAAGGTCAGGGAGATGATCTTGTCACtccaaaatgtataaatattttaCGGATTTCTATTCCTATTgaagcttgtttgtttttcacaaaCCACGTTTTGCTCAGTTCAAAAGGAAATTCCCTGCATCATTCCAGACATTTCCCTTTAGACAGTAacttttttatcttatcttgcttttaataatattattatttatgattttattgtgatttttgctatttgtttctgccttttgctacttctgaatgctttctttgcaccatctttAATACttctaatgttttatgtgaagcactttaagTTGTcctgtacatacatacatacatacatacatacatacatacatacaacaaATGTACGTGATCTTTGGCAAACTGCAGATTATCAGTGATTACTCTTGACTCTAGGTTCACcttaaagatagaaaaactgatttaaaggcAAGTTCTTGTCCTAACACATGGGACAGGACCCAGCCCCCTTTGTGACCCTTGAGGAGAGTAAACCGTGTACAGATAATTTAAGGACAAATCCCAGAGATGTTGGACTACAGCTAAATTTAACATCAGATTTAAAACCATGACAGCTACGTCTGACTTTCTGCAGCTACAGCAGCAAATATCAAGCGAACAAACCACACTAACTAACAAGGGAACGTATTGGCGTCACTGTTTTCTAGTAAGCTGTAGGTTGCAATATCTAAGTAGTTGTCAGGCTAAACTGCAAGTTTTCATCCTCATTAGCTTTATCGTTAGCTAACTCTCACCGGTAACGTGACCTTGCTCTGATGTCGGAAGAAGCAGCattatttagtgttttcattttctaatttctACTCCACAGTAGAGGCTTTGTTTTATTAGAAAACTACACTATGACGCATTAGCTCAATCACATGCCACAGATGCGTACAAAAAGATGTAGTTGTAAGAACTAAACAATTTTACCAGATAGACATGCACGCAGCCCTACAagcgccgccatcttggatggttaaacaaaccaaagatgTTTGAAATATCAAGAGAGTACACCACACGCGCACACTCAAAATcgacagtttttttgtttgtttttctccacaaaTGTATTAATTCTTTCAAAAATGTGTATActacatataatataatataatataatataatataatataatataatataatataatataatataatagtaAACATTCGTTTTCTACCTATGGTGTTCCGCAAGCTgcagctgttttgtgtgtgtgtgtgtgtgtgtgtggcttctctcaacttttttttttcctttattatgaAAATATCTTTGTTTACAAGGACAAAGATAGAACATatagaacaaaacacaaagaacatTAACAAGGAGTGTTCCAGGGGGTGGCACATATATTACCAATGACAAAAAATACATTaccacaaattaaaaacattcaaggACAGACAACTTTCATATGTATTTATAGCTTTTTTGTTTAAGCTTTTAGATATAGTGCATAAATAAAGTTcaatttctttaattaataCAGGGAAAAAAGGTAGGGATGTTGAAAATTTGGATTTATGAACATGAAATTTACCAAATATAATAAGTAGATTAATTGCCACTCTTTTGTTCAAGTCcatgttttttccatgaaaaccaAATATGATATGTTCAAATTTTAGCAGAAATTTGGTGTCAATATTGCATTTAATgaaatgtgtacattttttcCAAAATCTTTTTGTGATATCACAGTTCCAAAACAGGTGACTGATTGTTTCTGGGTGTTCTTTGCATAGCGTACAGTTGGGATTAATTGTTCTAGTATATCTTACCATGTACTGATTAGTAGGATCAATTCTAGCTTCTCTCAACTTTACTGATACTCTTTGTACGTAATGCGTGAGAACATGCTGGTTTACCTTAATTATACTAATATGGTAGCATTTGCTAAGTGGCTTTTAAAAATTCAAGGTTGTGCTgccttttatatatatatatatagaaacattttttatattaaattgaCATGGAATATGTGAATCATACTTATTTGAATTTAGGAAatgaattaatatttatataatatttacaACCATTCCTTCTGATGCTCCGAAGGGCCTCATTATATGCGTGAATATGtgaaattttaaatttctctcaAGTGAGCGCAGACAACAGACTACCTCAGAAACTCCAAGCTTGCTCGTTTCATTCCTGTTTTACGGTAAAAATGTCAGCCTCCTTGTAGCTCGTGAGATCAGCTAGCTAGAATGTTCTAGCGCATTCATGTGTCTGTTTATAAGTGGAGAAAACTTGCTATCAAGTTAGAGAGATCGGTGTTTCAAATTGCTTCCACGTTTTAATAAGATTCTTCAAAGGTTAGTATAGAAAAAAGGGATTTTGTGAATAATATTCTCTACTCTTTTACCACTGCTGTTGTAATGTTATTTTGCCTGTAATTTAGTATTAGGTTAGTTTGATTCACGAGTAAACTACTTAAGTCACAACAGTTTTCAAGGAAATTACCAAGAAGAgctaaattttttttacatttaaataaggtAAACTCAGGCTAATTTTAAAACCCTGTTCTGAGTTTTGTTCTTGTGTATCCTTTCCTTGTTGTCATTGTCCAATGTCTCTCAGACTTTTTGtctgattgtttgtttgtttgtttgtttttgtgaagaTCATGTCAGAAAACAGGCAGAACAGAAGATATCCCCAGAATCTTCAGGGGGTCCTTCAGCTGGCGGTAGAAGCCGGATCAGCTgcagagggtccagcccctttTGAACCCATGTCAGATGAGGTAAGTGCATCTGTTCTCACAGGTCACAAAGGAGAGACCCTTAAAAAGGGATTTAATGTGCGGtactattttaattttcatgtgTATTCCAAGTATTTACAAACActgctgtaaaacaaaaacgATCAACTTGAACAAGTAGggtgtgttttttaaacattttgcacTGATCATTGCACATAATTAATCTAAATGTGGCAACACATAGTGTATGAAACTGGAACacatttctaaatgtaaatttagcaacttgaaatttaataaaaatgtataaggAGTATCACCAATTGCATCCTCATATAACAGGTATCTTCAagatacaaatacaaaatgttcCAGGATATTATACATTTGTTGTTTCATTGCTTATctacaaacaaattaaacattcaGTATAAATCTTTTTATGTGTTCAGTCGACTCACAGGGATCTTGGTGTGCTTGAGTCTTCGAatcaatttttgtttgtttgtttgtttttacactggTGGCATCATCCTTGTTTAAGTTTAGCGGTACATATATCACCATAATGTTTTTGTTCCACATGacaagtacttttttttttctttagagaaGAACATGGCTGAGAGAAGCTCTTTCAGATATCTGCAAAGGGCAGCTGGATGAAGTGGAGCAGATTAAACAGTGCTTGGTTGTCCTAAGCAAAGAAGAAATAGGTGAAAAGGATGGCAAtggagaggaagagagggacGAAGATGATGACGATGAGCGAGAATCAGCTTTTGAGATGTTGTCTGAATTGTGTGAGAACCTGGACAACGCTAGAGGTTTGTGATGAGCAGTATTAAATAGGATGTACTTAAAACTCAGATGTTACCCCAGTCCCAGAAGCATGAACTaaacaaaggtaaaaaaatataaaacatctcTTCATATTTTATCTCTCTGCTTTACAGATATGATGATCCTTGGTGGACTGGAGTTGTGTGTCTCTAAGTATTTGTGTCATGTCCAAAGTGGGCTGAGGTGGCGGGCTGCTCAGCTCATCGCCTCCTGTGCTCAGAACATGCCACAGGTGCAGGACCACTTGCTGAGTATTGGGACGCTaccaaagctgctgcagctaaCAGACTCAGATCCTCACCCCACCGTCAGAGTTAAAGCCCTATATGCTGTTTCATGTGAGTAGAGCTCTGACCCACAGCTAGACTCCActtaaaataatagttttataACATAGAAGCTACATTATGATGTTCCATGTGTTTATGCTGCTTACCATTGATGAACCTGAACACTGTGTCCACACAC from the Melanotaenia boesemani isolate fMelBoe1 chromosome 2, fMelBoe1.pri, whole genome shotgun sequence genome contains:
- the hspbp1 gene encoding hsp70-binding protein 1, with the translated sequence MSENRQNRRYPQNLQGVLQLAVEAGSAAEGPAPFEPMSDERRTWLREALSDICKGQLDEVEQIKQCLVVLSKEEIGEKDGNGEEERDEDDDDERESAFEMLSELCENLDNARDMMILGGLELCVSKYLCHVQSGLRWRAAQLIASCAQNMPQVQDHLLSIGTLPKLLQLTDSDPHPTVRVKALYAVSCLVREQEAGLQAFLALDGFSVLMRGMQSENEKLRTKSAFLLLNLLTSHPEHKETLVSMGMVQQLVSVLRAPHSPFHEHVLGALCCLVEDFPQGLKDCRNPSLGLEELLKQRAKDLQGKDESQEELDFCERLRVMCFHGQQSDDIGMDR